From the Halorhabdus utahensis DSM 12940 genome, one window contains:
- a CDS encoding metal-dependent hydrolase — protein MHREGHVGAALLAYAPVGFIVFVVGFEGAAMAGAVGAGLLAMVPDYDQRVPGISHRGITHTVWFAALVGIGLGLIGLAIGSNDGILAAIDLGVFGLLVGTVTILSHIAADALTPMGVEPFAPVRNDHYSYDVARAANPIANYGLLVLGIIATGIALAVVNVLSNI, from the coding sequence GTGCATCGAGAGGGCCATGTCGGGGCTGCCTTGCTCGCCTACGCGCCGGTCGGGTTCATCGTCTTCGTCGTGGGCTTCGAGGGGGCCGCAATGGCCGGAGCAGTCGGGGCCGGTCTCCTCGCCATGGTTCCGGATTACGACCAGCGTGTCCCCGGTATCTCTCACCGCGGAATTACCCACACGGTCTGGTTCGCTGCTCTCGTCGGGATCGGGCTCGGTCTCATCGGGCTCGCGATCGGCTCGAATGACGGCATTCTGGCGGCGATCGATCTCGGCGTGTTCGGATTACTGGTCGGGACGGTCACGATCCTCTCACACATCGCCGCAGACGCTCTCACGCCGATGGGTGTCGAACCATTTGCGCCCGTTCGTAACGACCACTACTCCTACGATGTCGCCCGAGCGGCGAATCCGATCGCGAACTATGGACTGTTGGTACTGGGTATCATCGCGACGGGGATCGCACTAGCAGTGGTGAACGTCCTTTCGAATATCTGA
- a CDS encoding GNAT family N-acetyltransferase translates to MPVRTAQDGDLVGVLNVLDGADLATDHDQVQTAIERGDVFVAVPDEDQDGSPVVGAVVLDGEEIVNVAVRRRRRDQGIGSVLVERAMQERDRLVAQFDTDVRPFYESLGFDIAAAGDGRCRGVWRLGDGGSLE, encoded by the coding sequence ATGCCGGTTCGTACCGCCCAGGATGGCGATCTCGTCGGCGTCTTGAACGTCCTCGACGGGGCCGACCTGGCGACCGACCACGACCAGGTACAGACAGCCATCGAGCGTGGGGATGTCTTCGTCGCTGTACCGGACGAGGATCAGGACGGTTCGCCAGTCGTCGGTGCGGTGGTACTCGACGGCGAGGAAATCGTGAACGTGGCCGTGCGCCGGCGACGTCGGGATCAGGGGATCGGAAGTGTGCTCGTCGAGCGAGCGATGCAGGAGCGGGATCGACTCGTCGCCCAGTTCGATACCGATGTGCGGCCGTTTTACGAGTCGCTGGGGTTCGACATCGCGGCGGCGGGTGACGGGCGGTGTCGAGGCGTGTGGCGGTTGGGCGACGGCGGGTCGTTGGAGTGA
- the samp2 gene encoding ubiquitin-like small modifier protein SAMP2: MEVTVELVDEITREFDIEPGTTYGELLADFEVSPHEVSVLVDDRPVPEDEAVDAEHVRIVRLIKGG, from the coding sequence ATGGAAGTCACGGTGGAGCTGGTCGACGAGATCACGCGCGAGTTCGACATCGAGCCGGGGACGACCTACGGCGAGTTGCTCGCGGACTTCGAGGTGAGTCCACACGAGGTGTCGGTGCTCGTCGACGACCGGCCAGTGCCCGAGGACGAAGCGGTCGACGCCGAACACGTCCGCATCGTCCGGCTGATCAAGGGTGGCTGA
- a CDS encoding replication factor C small subunit, translated as MSEAESARAGRQEVWIEKYRPQTLEDIAGHEAIVERLGSYVSRNDLSHMLFAGPAGVGKTTAATAIARELYGEDWEENFLELNASDERGIDVVRDRVKSFARTSFGGYDYRIIFLDEADALTADAQSALRRTMEQFSNNVRFILSCNYSSQIIDPIQSRCAVFRFSPLADEAVEAQIRQIAQEEVIDVTEDGIEALVYVAGGDMRKAINGLQAASMSGDTVNEEAVFEITSTARPEDIREMVDLALDGDFTAARSRLDTLLTEEGIAGGDIIDQLHRTVWEFDLSDAAAVRVLDRVGEADYRITEGASERIQLEALLASLALDGRD; from the coding sequence ATGAGCGAGGCCGAGTCAGCCCGGGCGGGTCGACAGGAAGTCTGGATCGAGAAGTACCGCCCACAAACCCTCGAAGACATCGCGGGCCACGAGGCCATCGTCGAGCGACTGGGCAGCTACGTCTCACGCAACGACCTCAGCCACATGCTGTTCGCCGGGCCGGCCGGCGTCGGCAAGACGACCGCTGCGACCGCCATCGCCCGCGAACTCTACGGCGAGGACTGGGAAGAGAACTTCCTCGAACTCAACGCCTCTGACGAGCGCGGCATCGACGTCGTCCGCGACCGCGTCAAGAGCTTCGCACGCACTTCTTTTGGCGGCTACGACTACCGAATTATATTTCTCGATGAGGCCGACGCACTCACCGCAGACGCCCAGTCAGCGCTTCGCCGGACGATGGAGCAGTTCTCGAACAACGTCCGCTTTATCCTCTCGTGTAACTACTCCAGTCAGATCATCGACCCGATCCAGTCTCGATGTGCCGTCTTCCGCTTTTCGCCGCTCGCCGACGAGGCCGTCGAGGCCCAGATCCGCCAGATCGCCCAAGAGGAAGTCATCGACGTTACCGAGGACGGGATCGAGGCGCTGGTCTACGTCGCCGGCGGCGACATGCGAAAAGCGATCAACGGGCTCCAGGCCGCCTCGATGTCCGGGGATACAGTCAACGAGGAAGCGGTCTTCGAGATCACGTCGACGGCCCGGCCAGAGGACATCCGCGAGATGGTCGACCTCGCGCTCGACGGCGACTTCACCGCCGCCCGGTCGCGGCTCGACACCCTGTTGACCGAGGAAGGGATCGCCGGCGGCGACATCATCGACCAGCTGCACCGCACTGTCTGGGAGTTCGACCTCTCGGATGCGGCGGCCGTCCGCGTCCTCGACCGTGTCGGTGAAGCCGACTATCGGATCACCGAGGGCGCGAGCGAACGGATCCAACTCGAAGCCTTGCTCGCCTCACTCGCGCTCGACGGCCGTGACTGA
- a CDS encoding sensor domain-containing protein, whose protein sequence is MSAFDIRSPSVSDDGLGIVLHPGPYKRLVYHVLGFPLGILSFLGVVIGVSLGLTLSVLFVGIAILAGTVVLLRVFAIVEARLAATFLDETIQSPRKLDTSPSEPISHVRNACTDEQTWRACAFALVRLPVGVIQFTVVVTLTALSLALVTAPLHYDGVQLFQFGPWWHLGSLSEALLAVPVGVLLWAFSLHVFDLLGTAMERFTRTLLTPVE, encoded by the coding sequence ATGTCCGCCTTCGACATCAGGTCCCCCTCCGTCTCCGACGACGGTCTCGGTATTGTCCTCCATCCCGGGCCGTACAAACGGCTCGTGTATCACGTGCTGGGCTTTCCGCTCGGCATCCTCTCGTTTCTCGGCGTCGTGATCGGTGTCTCGCTCGGGCTCACTCTCTCGGTTCTGTTCGTCGGCATCGCGATCCTCGCCGGGACGGTCGTCCTCCTGCGTGTCTTCGCGATAGTCGAGGCACGCCTGGCCGCGACATTCCTCGACGAGACGATCCAGTCCCCTCGGAAGCTGGATACCTCCCCTTCGGAGCCCATTTCTCACGTTCGGAATGCGTGCACAGATGAGCAGACCTGGCGCGCGTGTGCCTTTGCGCTGGTTCGGCTGCCAGTCGGCGTGATCCAGTTCACCGTGGTCGTGACGCTCACAGCCCTTTCGCTCGCGCTGGTGACCGCACCGTTGCACTACGATGGCGTTCAACTCTTCCAGTTCGGGCCCTGGTGGCACCTGGGATCGCTTTCGGAGGCACTGCTTGCCGTTCCGGTCGGCGTGTTGCTCTGGGCGTTCTCGCTGCACGTCTTCGATCTGCTCGGCACGGCCATGGAGCGATTCACACGCACCTTGTTGACGCCTGTCGAGTAG